In Marixanthomonas ophiurae, one genomic interval encodes:
- a CDS encoding T9SS type A sorting domain-containing protein — MKTTTITKTFFTAACLLGSVTSSLAQFTQTGKVVSQDRESRAEYGTSVDIKENYAIVGASRETIAAGAAYIYEQNRDGEWQNLQKLTAFDAQDMAEFGGASKFGEDYLVVASGRGDVDGIIRAGALYVYNLNSSNGTWDFDVKLHAADYSGDAKLGMNPTSLDVDGSTILGGAPGENGWTGAAYVFEKESGNWVEKQKLVSPNTQTNETFGIGVSISGDVVAIGANETDNRKGSVYIFQKDASGTWEYFQQVMASDAAADAFFGSSVSLHEDQLVVGAYGANGEAGAAYIFEKDSSGDWQEMQKLTGATASESAQFGWSAEIKEKHLVVSAPHAYGFDSGELYFYKKDANGVWQEEEIIQGEDTVGEDFYGWSVALYGDQIITGAPWEDHDATGDNEVDRAGSAYIFRDELLLGNEPGNDQLENRIGVYPVPAVDEITIQSKESSISNIVLINQLGMMVKEQKVSEKKESTLTISDISEGVYFLNIIDTEGKITTKKIVKSK; from the coding sequence ATGAAAACAACAACGATAACAAAAACGTTTTTTACAGCTGCTTGTTTATTAGGTTCTGTTACAAGCTCACTAGCTCAATTTACACAAACAGGAAAAGTTGTAAGTCAAGACAGAGAAAGTCGAGCAGAATATGGAACTTCAGTAGATATTAAAGAGAATTACGCTATTGTTGGTGCCTCTAGAGAAACCATTGCGGCAGGAGCAGCTTATATTTATGAACAAAATAGAGATGGGGAGTGGCAAAATCTACAAAAATTAACAGCCTTCGATGCCCAAGATATGGCCGAATTTGGAGGTGCCTCTAAATTTGGAGAAGACTACTTAGTGGTAGCTTCCGGTAGAGGAGATGTAGATGGAATAATAAGGGCAGGAGCATTATATGTGTATAACCTTAATAGCAGTAATGGTACTTGGGATTTTGATGTAAAATTACATGCCGCAGATTATAGTGGAGATGCTAAATTAGGTATGAACCCTACTTCATTAGATGTAGATGGAAGTACCATTTTAGGTGGTGCTCCCGGAGAAAATGGATGGACCGGAGCTGCGTATGTATTTGAAAAGGAGTCAGGAAACTGGGTCGAAAAGCAGAAACTGGTAAGTCCTAACACACAAACTAATGAAACATTTGGTATTGGGGTTTCTATTTCAGGTGACGTTGTGGCCATAGGAGCTAATGAAACTGATAACCGTAAAGGTTCTGTATATATTTTTCAGAAGGATGCATCGGGAACTTGGGAATATTTTCAGCAGGTAATGGCATCAGATGCTGCTGCTGATGCTTTTTTTGGAAGTTCAGTAAGTTTACACGAAGATCAATTGGTCGTTGGAGCTTATGGAGCAAATGGAGAAGCAGGTGCCGCCTACATATTTGAAAAGGATAGCTCTGGAGATTGGCAAGAGATGCAAAAGCTAACAGGAGCAACTGCATCAGAGAGTGCACAGTTTGGTTGGAGTGCTGAAATAAAAGAAAAACATCTAGTAGTTAGTGCGCCTCACGCTTACGGTTTTGATTCGGGCGAACTTTACTTCTACAAAAAAGATGCTAATGGAGTATGGCAAGAAGAAGAAATTATACAGGGAGAAGACACGGTAGGTGAAGATTTCTATGGATGGAGTGTAGCTTTATATGGCGATCAAATAATCACTGGTGCTCCGTGGGAAGATCACGATGCTACTGGTGATAATGAAGTAGATCGTGCTGGTTCTGCCTATATTTTTAGAGATGAATTATTGTTAGGTAATGAACCTGGCAATGATCAATTAGAAAATAGAATAGGGGTATATCCTGTTCCAGCTGTAGATGAAATAACCATTCAAAGTAAGGAGAGTTCAATTAGCAATATAGTCTTGATAAATCAATTAGGGATGATGGTAAAAGAACAAAAGGTTTCTGAAAAAAAAGAAAGTACACTTACTATTTCAGATATTTCTGAAGGAGTCTACTTTCTAAATATTATTGATACAGAAGGAAAGATAACAACAAAAAAGATAGTGAAGAGTAAGTAA
- the trxB gene encoding thioredoxin-disulfide reductase, with product MADTIEKIKCLIIGSGPAGYTAAIYASRADLKPVMYTGMEPGGQLTTTTEVDNFPGYPDGVDGPTMMVQLQKQAERFGTEVRIGMVTAVDFSDEVGGVHKVTVDNKKQIEAETVIISTGATAKYLGLPSEQKLRGGGVSACAVCDGFFYKGQDVAIVGGGDTAAEEATYLANICNKVTMLVRKDYMKASKAMQHRVENTKNIDLRYNTEVDEVLGEQVVEGLRMVNNETGEKEEIEITGLFIAIGHKPNTEIFKEQLDMDDTGYVITKGKSTKTNRPGVFASGDVQDKEYRQAVTAAGTGCMAALDAERYLQTIETEKTVEA from the coding sequence ATGGCAGATACTATTGAAAAAATCAAATGTTTGATTATTGGCTCTGGTCCAGCAGGATATACAGCAGCAATCTATGCATCACGTGCAGATTTAAAACCTGTAATGTACACTGGTATGGAACCTGGAGGACAACTAACAACAACTACCGAGGTTGATAACTTCCCCGGCTATCCTGATGGGGTAGATGGTCCTACCATGATGGTCCAGTTACAAAAACAAGCGGAACGTTTTGGAACAGAAGTACGTATAGGTATGGTTACTGCTGTAGATTTTAGCGATGAAGTAGGTGGTGTTCATAAAGTAACAGTTGACAATAAGAAGCAAATTGAAGCCGAAACAGTAATCATTTCAACTGGAGCAACGGCTAAATATTTAGGCTTGCCAAGTGAGCAAAAATTACGTGGTGGTGGTGTTTCTGCCTGTGCCGTGTGTGATGGTTTTTTCTACAAAGGTCAAGATGTAGCCATCGTAGGTGGAGGAGATACCGCTGCTGAAGAAGCAACGTATCTTGCTAATATTTGTAACAAGGTGACTATGTTGGTTCGTAAAGACTATATGAAAGCCTCAAAAGCCATGCAACATCGTGTTGAAAACACAAAAAATATAGACCTACGCTACAATACCGAAGTAGATGAGGTGTTGGGGGAGCAAGTAGTAGAAGGGCTACGAATGGTTAATAATGAAACAGGTGAAAAAGAAGAAATTGAAATTACCGGTTTATTTATAGCTATTGGTCATAAACCAAATACTGAAATATTTAAAGAACAATTGGATATGGATGATACTGGGTATGTAATCACCAAAGGAAAAAGCACCAAGACAAACAGACCTGGAGTATTTGCTAGCGGTGATGTTCAAGATAAAGAATACCGTCAAGCCGTTACAGCAGCCGGGACTGGATGTATGGCAGCTTTAGATGCAGAACGTTATTTACAGACCATTGAAACCGAAAAAACGGTAGAAGCATAA
- a CDS encoding methyltransferase family protein codes for MKKEVLFLIIQFVLFSFYFIDIEVISYSIPSWLNYILLSLVGCGFVIIFLGILNLNDDLSVIHAKKEKPMVFHGIYRYVRHPIYSGILLSMIAYALFTASIFKFILTLIMGVVFYYKSDNEENWMVEKYEQYRIYKKKTGRFLPKLRNKNY; via the coding sequence TTGAAAAAAGAGGTATTATTCTTAATAATCCAGTTTGTGCTTTTTTCTTTCTATTTCATTGATATAGAAGTAATTTCTTATTCAATTCCATCTTGGCTAAATTATATTTTGCTCTCCTTAGTAGGTTGTGGTTTTGTAATTATCTTTTTAGGCATCCTGAACCTTAATGATGATTTAAGTGTAATACATGCCAAAAAAGAAAAACCCATGGTTTTTCATGGTATTTATCGGTATGTACGCCATCCAATTTATTCAGGAATTCTTTTAAGTATGATAGCCTATGCACTCTTTACAGCTTCAATTTTCAAATTTATTTTAACCTTAATTATGGGTGTGGTTTTTTATTATAAATCTGATAATGAAGAAAATTGGATGGTTGAAAAGTATGAACAGTACAGAATCTATAAAAAGAAAACCGGTCGTTTCCTTCCAAAACTTAGAAATAAGAATTACTAA
- a CDS encoding tetratricopeptide repeat protein, with protein MCFHKKIVTFLFLFGVLVFKHAVYAQNKALIDSLRQEANVLAYSNPELAVERGLELFSLSKNKPSQQVSALLTVANAYAVLKDHDKVLKYALKADSIADKNRNYTDQVRALGFIGGQYQRLKLSNRALEYLDRAYTISVKHPLPDSIQYLQGNILFVKGLIQRDNLGCEYALPYFTEAAQVFRENLDKKLMNSSMAIALNNIGDCNFQLEKYDVAKKNYNEAIIFASKINALKNSAYSKLGLAKILSEEEKNQLAIQTLQEALLSVENINDAGLKTALYKALSDNYAAIGNNEKYNAYTKLYFEEEEKLLNEEKNSINQVANNLAAENLDKRENQKNTYTYIFIICGILLLVVLEYILRKILQKRKKIAQQKQEIENTSKNNHN; from the coding sequence GTGTGCTTTCATAAAAAAATAGTAACATTCTTATTCCTTTTTGGTGTTCTTGTTTTTAAGCATGCTGTATATGCCCAAAACAAAGCATTAATAGACAGCCTGCGCCAAGAAGCCAATGTGTTGGCGTATAGTAACCCTGAATTAGCAGTTGAAAGGGGATTGGAGCTGTTTAGTCTTTCAAAAAACAAACCATCACAGCAAGTTTCGGCTTTATTGACAGTTGCCAATGCGTATGCCGTGCTTAAAGACCATGACAAAGTTTTGAAGTATGCTTTGAAAGCAGATTCTATTGCCGATAAAAACCGAAACTACACAGATCAAGTACGAGCACTTGGTTTTATAGGCGGTCAATACCAACGATTAAAGCTTAGTAATCGTGCATTAGAATATTTAGACCGTGCGTATACTATTTCGGTAAAACACCCATTGCCAGATTCCATACAGTATCTACAAGGTAACATACTTTTTGTAAAAGGCTTGATACAGCGGGATAACTTGGGCTGTGAATATGCATTACCTTACTTTACTGAAGCCGCCCAAGTGTTTAGAGAAAACTTGGATAAAAAGCTGATGAATAGCAGTATGGCAATAGCATTGAATAACATTGGTGATTGTAATTTTCAACTTGAAAAATACGATGTAGCTAAAAAAAATTATAATGAAGCTATAATCTTTGCTTCAAAAATCAATGCCTTAAAAAATAGTGCCTACTCAAAATTGGGGTTGGCCAAGATTCTTTCCGAAGAAGAGAAAAATCAATTAGCAATACAAACGTTGCAAGAAGCACTGCTTTCTGTTGAAAATATAAATGATGCAGGCTTGAAAACAGCACTATATAAAGCCCTTTCCGACAATTACGCAGCCATTGGTAATAATGAAAAATACAACGCATACACAAAGTTGTATTTTGAAGAAGAAGAAAAACTGCTGAATGAAGAAAAAAATTCAATCAATCAGGTAGCTAATAATCTTGCAGCTGAAAACCTTGATAAAAGAGAAAATCAAAAAAATACCTACACCTATATTTTTATAATCTGTGGGATACTTTTACTTGTAGTTTTGGAATATATTTTGCGTAAAATTCTTCAAAAAAGAAAAAAAATAGCTCAACAAAAGCAGGAAATTGAAAATACATCTAAAAACAACCATAATTAA
- a CDS encoding PadR family transcriptional regulator gives MKIENTKAQMRKGVLEYCILSVLKDGEAYTSDILDTLKDAKMLVVEGTIYPLLTRLKNAGLLSYRWEESTSGPPRKYYELTETGQLFVNELNTTWNELQQAVNRVTSENTTK, from the coding sequence ATGAAAATTGAAAACACAAAAGCACAAATGCGCAAGGGAGTTTTGGAGTATTGTATCCTTTCCGTTTTAAAAGATGGCGAAGCATACACATCAGATATTCTGGACACCTTAAAAGATGCAAAAATGCTCGTGGTGGAAGGAACAATCTATCCACTGCTTACCCGATTAAAAAACGCAGGATTGCTTTCCTACCGATGGGAAGAATCTACTAGTGGACCACCACGTAAATATTATGAACTGACCGAAACCGGGCAGCTATTTGTAAATGAATTGAATACTACTTGGAACGAATTGCAACAGGCAGTAAACAGAGTAACCAGCGAAAACACTACGAAATGA
- a CDS encoding fibronectin type III domain-containing protein, with the protein MMKQLLTLILAICLASVSLHAQCDISENFDTYNNGDVPTDWTMVDNTDGTSAYGRVTSNPSAPSPGKYFRMYSGNATTGDLIFISPMEATTSDGNHRLKFFAQGTTESSLIVGTTDAADGSGTFSVIETIPLLGVNNEDWEAHEIIIPAGTDGYIFFQHNLGSTFDQVNIDSVCLEPIPTCLEVSAVEVSNPTQTTIDLAWTESGSGEDNWEYVVQEVGGGEPTSNGTDYTSTNANPSVTVTDLNPNTVYEAYVRANCGGGDYGAWIKSNDVIRTDCAPLTDNFCENWDGMPEDEVPICWTAIDDPNTSGHVQIDFEFSYDKNMLELTAVSVTEGDLIAISPDVSAFATDGAHRLRFTAGSSTNAPEVLEVGTIDENDNFVEITALTLTSDRDTEYLVTLPDNGHENFAFKHSGQVNKTVWINTVCVEDLPSCLEVIDVTAANVDFDSADISWTASESSETTWEYIVQEASLPTPDATTNGTEITTTSVNVPLEQNTAYIAYVRSKCATDDFGSWIASEEFTSACSSFVAEYQFGFEGPNVDGEDLKPCWSIFDTTLGDFRTYEEQGNIMPSDGNLMMRMFFGSSSDAEGLIVSTPEFSDLNIDKQIRFKMNKSAASTADLDIIVGTMADPMDASTFVVLDDTSLNQSTIIAETWTEFTIDLSSYDTSLGHNYIAFKPQHSGTGGSQFIYMDEFNYEYAEPQGLNDEPETAAILTVSDDYNCNNAITGDFQGATRSEEFPCTNPEFNNYNDLWYRFTPTESAEYAFGVESITGDPISMFVFGGSSVNLEPISVGCSTRFTSVNLTAGETYFVAVASPVPAAQYLLCISQFPETPANDEPNGAIELTESTDSNCNNAIQGYTASASYSTDSACSPNTEDVWYSFIPNTTANYTFKRTIINGGATTAVSVYSGTPGDMTQLTEGCDTYLQTVDLTAGETYYVAVSSSEGSIPLYFELCAYPSPPVPANDECVNGFELTVGENFENSFIIGDNTSATRNEDDPLVTCDGLEFEEKGKDVWYTVTVPNSGNLKLETRYNDDPYQTDTGMQAYIGKCGALNSLYCSADEGEGFFNYIELTNFEPGIEILVRVWGRVGDFGSYKIAAYDDSPECNFPTELQVSDITETTAMISWTEPSPTPVGEYEYIVQDTGLGYPGDVDGTFTNDTEVLLENLTPLTEYDVYVKANCSTSGSAWAGPITFTTEEELGISNFNKNQFKLYPNPVNDVVNVSYKTEIDTVSIYSVTGQLVYDNAIHNSSAQINVSHLSSGLYILEANVEGNKVRFKIIVE; encoded by the coding sequence ATGATGAAACAACTACTTACACTAATTCTTGCTATTTGCTTGGCATCCGTTAGTTTGCATGCTCAATGCGACATATCGGAAAATTTTGATACCTATAATAATGGTGATGTTCCAACGGATTGGACCATGGTAGATAATACTGATGGAACCTCTGCATATGGAAGAGTAACATCAAACCCTTCTGCACCTAGTCCAGGTAAATACTTTAGAATGTATAGTGGAAATGCTACTACCGGAGATCTTATATTTATCTCTCCGATGGAAGCAACCACTTCAGACGGAAATCACCGTTTAAAGTTTTTTGCTCAAGGAACTACAGAATCAAGTTTAATTGTAGGGACAACAGATGCTGCTGATGGAAGCGGAACTTTTAGTGTCATTGAAACAATACCGTTATTAGGCGTTAATAATGAAGATTGGGAAGCTCATGAAATAATCATTCCTGCTGGGACTGATGGATACATTTTCTTTCAGCATAATCTTGGGTCAACTTTTGATCAAGTCAATATTGACAGTGTGTGTTTAGAACCAATCCCAACATGTTTGGAAGTTAGTGCTGTGGAAGTCTCAAACCCTACTCAAACAACTATCGATTTAGCTTGGACCGAAAGTGGTTCGGGTGAAGATAATTGGGAATATGTTGTACAAGAAGTAGGAGGCGGAGAGCCAACCTCTAATGGAACCGACTATACATCGACCAATGCTAATCCTTCGGTTACAGTTACTGATCTTAATCCTAATACAGTATATGAAGCGTATGTACGCGCAAATTGTGGTGGAGGCGATTATGGTGCTTGGATAAAATCTAATGACGTTATAAGAACAGATTGTGCTCCGTTAACTGATAATTTCTGCGAAAACTGGGATGGAATGCCTGAAGATGAAGTTCCCATTTGTTGGACTGCAATTGACGATCCAAATACATCTGGTCACGTTCAAATAGATTTTGAATTTAGTTATGATAAGAATATGCTCGAATTGACCGCTGTGAGTGTTACAGAGGGAGACCTTATTGCTATTTCACCAGATGTTTCAGCTTTTGCCACAGATGGAGCACACCGCTTACGTTTTACTGCTGGTTCGTCAACAAACGCACCTGAAGTTCTTGAAGTGGGAACGATTGATGAAAACGATAACTTTGTTGAAATTACAGCACTTACCCTTACCAGTGACAGAGACACGGAATACCTAGTTACATTGCCTGATAATGGTCATGAAAATTTCGCTTTTAAGCATAGCGGTCAGGTTAATAAAACGGTATGGATTAATACAGTTTGTGTTGAAGACTTGCCTTCTTGCTTAGAGGTTATAGATGTAACAGCAGCTAATGTAGATTTTGATTCTGCTGATATATCTTGGACTGCAAGTGAATCTAGCGAAACTACTTGGGAGTATATAGTACAAGAGGCTTCATTACCAACACCAGATGCTACTACTAACGGTACTGAAATAACTACAACTTCAGTAAATGTACCTTTAGAACAAAACACCGCATATATAGCCTATGTACGATCAAAATGTGCTACAGACGATTTCGGGTCTTGGATTGCTTCAGAAGAGTTCACTTCAGCGTGTAGCAGTTTTGTAGCTGAATATCAATTTGGTTTTGAAGGCCCCAATGTTGATGGGGAAGACCTGAAGCCATGTTGGTCTATTTTTGATACGACATTAGGTGATTTTAGAACATATGAAGAACAAGGAAATATTATGCCTTCAGATGGAAATTTAATGATGCGTATGTTCTTCGGCAGCTCATCAGATGCTGAAGGGTTAATCGTGAGTACACCAGAGTTTTCAGATCTAAACATAGATAAACAAATACGTTTTAAAATGAACAAAAGTGCTGCGAGTACGGCAGATTTAGACATCATTGTAGGAACCATGGCAGATCCTATGGATGCAAGTACTTTTGTAGTTCTTGACGATACCTCGTTAAACCAATCTACAATTATTGCCGAAACGTGGACGGAGTTTACGATTGACCTTTCAAGTTATGATACAAGTTTAGGGCACAATTACATTGCCTTTAAGCCTCAACATTCAGGTACAGGTGGTTCGCAGTTTATATATATGGACGAATTTAACTATGAATATGCTGAGCCACAAGGACTAAACGATGAACCTGAAACTGCAGCTATTTTAACAGTATCAGATGATTATAATTGTAACAATGCCATAACTGGAGATTTTCAAGGAGCTACAAGGTCTGAAGAATTCCCTTGTACAAACCCAGAGTTTAATAATTATAATGATTTATGGTATCGTTTTACACCAACCGAATCTGCTGAATATGCATTTGGTGTAGAATCAATAACAGGTGATCCTATAAGTATGTTTGTTTTTGGAGGTTCTTCAGTAAATTTAGAACCCATTTCCGTTGGGTGCTCAACACGATTTACTTCGGTAAATTTAACAGCGGGAGAAACTTATTTTGTTGCGGTTGCAAGTCCAGTTCCTGCTGCACAATATTTACTTTGTATAAGTCAATTTCCAGAGACACCAGCAAATGATGAACCAAACGGTGCTATTGAGTTAACAGAATCTACCGATAGCAATTGTAACAATGCAATACAAGGTTACACCGCCTCTGCTTCATATTCAACTGACTCTGCTTGTTCTCCCAACACAGAAGATGTTTGGTATTCTTTTATACCAAATACTACTGCAAATTATACGTTTAAAAGAACGATAATAAATGGTGGTGCTACAACAGCTGTATCTGTTTATTCTGGTACGCCAGGAGATATGACACAACTTACCGAAGGCTGTGACACCTACTTGCAAACAGTAGACTTAACTGCAGGAGAGACTTATTATGTGGCAGTTTCAAGTTCAGAAGGTTCGATTCCATTGTATTTTGAATTGTGTGCATATCCATCGCCACCGGTTCCAGCCAACGACGAGTGTGTCAATGGTTTTGAACTAACGGTAGGAGAAAATTTTGAAAACAGTTTTATAATAGGGGACAATACCTCTGCTACGCGTAACGAAGACGATCCATTGGTTACTTGTGATGGACTGGAGTTTGAAGAAAAAGGAAAAGATGTTTGGTACACGGTAACAGTGCCTAATTCCGGTAACCTTAAACTGGAAACCAGATACAATGATGACCCATACCAGACCGATACTGGTATGCAAGCTTATATAGGGAAGTGCGGAGCTTTGAACTCCTTATACTGTAGTGCTGATGAAGGTGAAGGGTTTTTCAATTATATTGAATTGACAAACTTTGAGCCCGGTATTGAAATTTTAGTACGGGTATGGGGTCGTGTAGGTGATTTTGGAAGCTATAAAATAGCAGCGTATGATGACTCTCCGGAATGTAATTTTCCAACAGAGCTTCAAGTGAGTGATATCACTGAAACCACAGCAATGATAAGTTGGACGGAACCTAGCCCAACACCCGTGGGTGAATATGAATACATTGTGCAGGATACAGGGCTTGGGTATCCTGGTGACGTCGATGGTACTTTTACAAATGACACAGAAGTATTATTAGAAAACTTAACGCCTTTAACTGAATATGATGTTTATGTAAAAGCAAATTGCAGTACAAGTGGAAGTGCTTGGGCAGGACCTATCACATTTACAACAGAAGAAGAATTGGGTATTTCAAACTTTAACAAGAATCAGTTTAAGTTGTACCCTAACCCAGTAAATGATGTTGTAAACGTTTCCTATAAAACTGAAATAGATACTGTTTCTATCTATTCTGTTACTGGGCAGTTGGTTTATGACAATGCTATCCACAATTCATCTGCGCAAATTAATGTATCACATCTATCAAGTGGGTTGTATATATTAGAAGCAAATGTTGAGGGGAATAAAGTACGATTTAAGATTATTGTTGAGTAA
- a CDS encoding DUF4442 domain-containing protein, producing the protein MQLTPSKINTFLFFKLPAAWFTGVRVKAINETSCVTSVRHKWINQNPFKSMFWAVQGMAAELSTGALVMSTIKESNQNISMLVANNKASFSKKAKGRITFTCEDGIKVKEAIKEAVTTGEGQTIWMKSQGVDKAGDVVSVFEFEWTVKVKNKSRV; encoded by the coding sequence ATGCAACTTACGCCTTCAAAAATCAATACTTTTTTATTTTTTAAACTACCCGCTGCTTGGTTTACGGGGGTTCGGGTAAAAGCAATTAATGAGACAAGTTGTGTTACTTCAGTACGTCATAAATGGATCAATCAAAACCCTTTTAAGTCTATGTTTTGGGCTGTACAAGGGATGGCTGCCGAGTTAAGCACCGGAGCCTTGGTAATGAGCACTATAAAAGAAAGTAATCAAAACATTTCGATGTTGGTTGCTAATAACAAAGCTTCCTTTTCAAAAAAAGCGAAAGGAAGAATTACGTTTACTTGTGAGGATGGAATTAAAGTAAAAGAAGCCATAAAAGAAGCTGTTACAACCGGAGAAGGTCAAACCATCTGGATGAAATCGCAAGGCGTGGACAAAGCTGGCGATGTGGTCTCTGTTTTTGAGTTTGAGTGGACGGTGAAGGTTAAAAATAAATCAAGGGTATAA
- a CDS encoding DUF4870 domain-containing protein, producing MKTILSNLSEKEAENQKNIAAGIHLSTFLKYFFPFANFIAPLILWTIHKEKPFVDSHGKRAINFQLSILLYSIGVGVLCLPFFVIFAVDFISLMEAMEHTIGNPGFAEIRNLSGYILLFGIAGLLLFGLFVLELYAVITATMYAAKGKIYKYPLSIPFLKSSSELDSEINQSKNEHTS from the coding sequence ATGAAAACAATCCTTTCAAATTTGTCTGAAAAAGAAGCTGAAAACCAAAAGAATATCGCAGCAGGTATTCATTTGAGTACCTTTTTAAAGTATTTTTTTCCGTTTGCAAACTTTATTGCTCCGCTTATATTATGGACCATCCATAAAGAAAAACCATTTGTTGATAGCCATGGAAAAAGAGCAATAAACTTTCAATTAAGTATTTTGTTATACTCAATTGGAGTAGGGGTATTATGCTTACCGTTCTTTGTAATTTTTGCAGTAGATTTTATTTCGCTTATGGAAGCGATGGAACATACTATTGGAAATCCTGGTTTTGCTGAAATTAGAAATCTTTCAGGATACATTCTTTTATTCGGAATAGCAGGTTTATTACTCTTTGGCTTATTTGTATTAGAACTTTATGCCGTTATCACCGCAACTATGTATGCCGCTAAAGGCAAAATCTATAAATATCCATTAAGCATACCTTTTTTAAAATCATCTTCTGAACTTGATTCAGAAATCAATCAATCAAAAAATGAGCACACTAGTTAA
- a CDS encoding helix-turn-helix domain-containing protein: MKVFSYFFIVLIFSSAGIFGQEIAGDDFLFLKNLNTVYKDPSQAKRVADYLFKNANTQLEKAEALYLLSESKKRQGDYIESIEDLFKAKELVNPSKDHFLNSLLLISIAERCQTTGINDIAEEYLRKAARQINRIRQKEEFSIANAFLLYEQSNKSLSKDSITAAKQIAQSSEDNLEDLKAMVPALLIKNYVLQGNIHLYNKELDSAAGYFNKSQNLIVTSRMAGSSLEAETLKGIGEVQYATSNFERAKANFKKAMNIPVIEAPLRVTILRDLSNVYKAQDSMEAYQSYYRESSTLNASVLISERKLRNTIISHIEAEQEGAIQSDKRSYYIIVGIIAAVLLVCFIGYYFYSKKLDTEYKQFEKVIKQLENKEKLEAPKKVVQQENEGTKGVTIPKETENAILQRLEDFETTTKYTNSNMSLPLLAKQLETNTKYISEIIHTHKNKNFNTYINELRINHIIQLMKEDKKYLNYKVSYLAEESGFSSHSAFTVVFKSITGITPKQFITFLKKDDKVAS; encoded by the coding sequence ATGAAAGTATTTTCATACTTTTTTATTGTTCTTATTTTTAGTTCGGCTGGCATTTTTGGTCAGGAAATTGCCGGAGACGACTTTCTTTTTTTAAAAAACTTAAATACAGTATATAAAGATCCATCGCAAGCGAAACGAGTTGCCGATTATTTATTTAAAAATGCTAATACACAACTAGAAAAAGCTGAAGCCCTCTATTTACTTTCAGAAAGTAAAAAAAGACAAGGGGACTATATTGAAAGCATTGAAGACCTTTTTAAGGCAAAAGAATTGGTAAACCCTTCAAAAGATCACTTTTTGAACAGTTTACTATTAATCTCAATAGCAGAAAGATGTCAAACAACTGGCATTAATGATATTGCAGAAGAATACCTGCGGAAAGCTGCCCGTCAAATTAATAGGATACGTCAAAAGGAAGAGTTTAGTATAGCCAACGCTTTTTTGTTATATGAACAATCTAACAAAAGCCTAAGTAAAGATAGTATTACTGCCGCAAAACAAATTGCACAATCTTCAGAAGATAATTTAGAAGATCTTAAAGCAATGGTTCCTGCGCTATTGATTAAAAACTATGTACTACAGGGGAACATTCACTTATATAATAAAGAATTGGATTCTGCTGCTGGCTACTTTAATAAAAGCCAGAATCTTATCGTAACATCGAGGATGGCAGGTTCATCTCTTGAAGCAGAAACTTTAAAGGGAATAGGGGAGGTTCAATATGCTACATCCAATTTTGAACGTGCCAAGGCAAACTTTAAGAAAGCAATGAATATCCCTGTTATTGAAGCTCCGCTTCGGGTCACTATTTTACGTGACTTGTCAAACGTGTATAAAGCTCAGGATAGTATGGAGGCTTATCAAAGCTATTATAGGGAAAGTTCGACTCTTAACGCTTCTGTTTTAATTTCAGAACGAAAACTACGCAATACTATCATTTCCCATATTGAAGCAGAACAAGAAGGGGCTATCCAAAGTGATAAAAGAAGTTATTATATAATTGTAGGAATAATTGCAGCTGTGTTGCTCGTGTGTTTTATAGGCTATTATTTTTATAGTAAAAAGCTAGATACGGAATACAAACAATTTGAAAAAGTCATCAAACAACTTGAAAACAAAGAAAAATTAGAAGCTCCTAAAAAGGTTGTTCAGCAAGAAAATGAAGGAACTAAAGGCGTTACAATTCCTAAAGAAACCGAAAACGCCATCCTGCAACGGCTCGAAGATTTTGAAACAACGACCAAATACACCAATTCTAATATGTCATTGCCGTTATTGGCCAAGCAGTTAGAAACCAACACCAAATATATTTCAGAAATTATTCATACCCATAAAAACAAAAACTTCAATACCTATATTAACGAATTACGCATCAATCACATTATTCAGTTAATGAAAGAAGATAAAAAGTACCTAAATTATAAAGTAAGCTATTTGGCTGAAGAAAGCGGTTTTTCCTCACATAGTGCTTTTACCGTGGTCTTTAAATCTATTACTGGCATCACACCAAAACAGTTCATCACTTTTTTAAAGAAAGATGATAAAGTAGCGTCTTGA